The Pseudofrankia inefficax genome window below encodes:
- the recF gene encoding DNA replication/repair protein RecF (All proteins in this family for which functions are known are DNA-binding proteins that assist the filamentation of RecA onto DNA for the initiation of recombination or recombinational repair.) — translation MHVTHLQLVDFRSYPALELTLPAGVVTFVGANGQGKTNLLEAVGYVATLGSHRVSGDAPLIREGAERAVIRSRIVNGDRAALAEIEIVTGRANKVRLNRRPLSRPRELLGLLSVVLFAPEDLAMVKGDPGERRRFLDELLVARTPRLAAVIADYERVLRQRTTLLRAHGDLRTLESWDEALARHGAELLAARLALVDDLRPRVQAAYAAVAGTADEDATEKGVGVDYRCGVELPEGADRDAIAAALIEELARVRPREIERGVTLVGPHRDELALAVGGRPARGYASHGESWSLALALRLASYELLEADDRAPVLLLDDVFAELDAHRRRRLAELVAPAEQVLITAAVGADVPAELGGPRFTVQRGEVLDVAGSG, via the coding sequence TCGTGGGAGCCAACGGCCAAGGCAAGACGAACCTGCTCGAAGCCGTCGGCTACGTCGCCACTCTCGGCAGTCACCGGGTCTCCGGCGACGCGCCGCTGATCCGCGAGGGCGCCGAGCGCGCGGTGATCCGGTCCCGGATCGTGAACGGTGACCGGGCCGCGCTGGCCGAGATCGAGATCGTCACCGGCCGGGCCAACAAGGTCCGGCTGAACCGCCGCCCGCTCAGCCGCCCGCGCGAGCTGCTCGGCCTGCTGTCGGTCGTGCTGTTCGCGCCGGAGGACCTGGCGATGGTCAAGGGCGACCCGGGCGAGCGCCGGCGGTTCCTCGACGAGCTGCTGGTCGCCAGGACACCGCGGCTTGCCGCCGTGATCGCCGACTACGAACGGGTCCTGCGCCAGCGCACCACCCTGCTGCGCGCCCACGGTGACCTGCGGACCCTCGAATCCTGGGACGAGGCACTGGCCCGGCACGGTGCCGAGCTGCTCGCCGCCCGGCTGGCGCTGGTCGACGACCTGCGGCCCCGGGTCCAGGCCGCGTACGCAGCGGTGGCCGGCACCGCGGACGAGGACGCGACCGAGAAGGGCGTCGGCGTCGACTACCGGTGTGGCGTGGAGTTGCCGGAGGGCGCGGACCGGGACGCGATCGCGGCCGCGCTGATCGAGGAGCTCGCCCGCGTGCGGCCCCGCGAGATCGAGCGGGGGGTGACCCTCGTCGGCCCGCACCGCGATGAGCTGGCGCTGGCGGTCGGTGGCCGCCCGGCCCGCGGCTACGCCAGCCACGGCGAGTCGTGGTCGCTGGCGCTCGCGCTGCGGCTGGCGTCCTACGAGTTGCTGGAGGCAGACGACCGGGCGCCGGTGCTGCTGCTTGACGACGTGTTCGCGGAACTGGACGCGCATCGCCGGCGCCGGCTCGCCGAGCTCGTCGCGCCGGCCGAGCAGGTGCTGATCACGGCCGCGGTCGGCGCGGACGTGCCGGCCGAGCTCGGCGGCCCGCGGTTCACCGTCCAGCGGGGGGAGGTGCTCGATGTCGCCGGATCCGGCTGA
- a CDS encoding DUF721 domain-containing protein produces the protein MSPDPAEPDQNGAPRVTGADLARQVLAAAKADARARARGGRPGGGGSPGRGADASAAGATPGDDDREPPRRPRLPGIAAPGREWREPTSFAASINRMLAARGWQTKAKDSGVLANWDVIVGPEIASHATPVSLRDGLLELEAESTAWATQLRLLAPRLLGVLRRELGEGVVSRITVRGPSAPSWRHGPAQMPGGRGPRDTYG, from the coding sequence ATGTCGCCGGATCCGGCTGAGCCCGACCAGAACGGCGCGCCACGGGTCACGGGCGCGGACCTCGCCCGCCAGGTGCTCGCCGCCGCGAAGGCGGATGCGCGAGCCAGGGCCAGGGGTGGTCGTCCGGGCGGCGGGGGCAGCCCGGGCCGAGGGGCCGACGCCTCGGCGGCCGGCGCGACGCCGGGGGACGACGACCGGGAGCCGCCGCGCCGGCCCCGCCTGCCCGGGATCGCGGCGCCCGGCCGGGAGTGGCGCGAGCCGACCAGCTTCGCCGCCTCGATCAACCGGATGCTCGCCGCTAGGGGCTGGCAGACGAAGGCGAAGGACTCCGGCGTTCTGGCCAACTGGGACGTGATCGTCGGCCCCGAGATCGCCTCGCACGCGACCCCGGTCTCGCTGCGTGACGGCCTGTTGGAGCTGGAGGCGGAGTCCACGGCGTGGGCCACCCAGCTTCGGCTACTGGCCCCGCGGCTGCTCGGCGTGCTGCGTCGCGAGCTGGGCGAGGGCGTCGTCTCCCGGATCACCGTGCGCGGCCCGTCGGCACCGTCCTGGCGGCACGGGCCGGCGCAGATGCCGGGCGGCCGCGGGCCCCGGGACACCTACGGCTGA